Proteins encoded together in one Catellatospora citrea window:
- a CDS encoding VirB4 family type IV secretion system protein, whose amino-acid sequence MPSPAALSVTPWHVQVGDGYSATFAVCGYPAEVGPAWLDPLLSYPGRVDVAVHIDPVAAQLAAPMLKRQRARLESSRRLDADQGKLGDPMTNAAAADAADLAERVARGAARLFDVGIYVTIHARDLDELRAVTAGVKSAAAGVMLDLQPATFRHQAGWVATLPIGVDPLRMRRILDTNALAAAFPLASADLAAPAPGVVAPPDGVLYGVNTTSNGVLLWDRWRQDNHNSVVLARSGAGKSYFVKLEVLRNLYQGTAVSVIDPEDEYAPLAEHVGGTVVQLGVPGVRINPLDLPTDGRTDTLTRRGLYLHTLISVMLGATPPPTEKAALDRAITATYAAAGINADPATWTRPAPLLRDLAATLAADDDPAAGQLAARLAPWTAGNFASLFDGPTTTSPHGHLVVWSLRHLPDELRTVGTLLALDSIWSGIDTPVPGARRGRHLVVVDEAWLLMRDGEGSRFLFRMAKAARKRSAGLCVITQDAADVLSTDLGLAVVSNAATQVLMRQSTQSIDAVSEAFSLTAGESRLLLSAPRGEGLLVAGRSRIPFRSVGSAAEHKIAVTGIGEAG is encoded by the coding sequence ATGCCCTCCCCGGCCGCTTTGTCGGTGACCCCCTGGCACGTGCAGGTCGGTGACGGCTACAGCGCGACGTTCGCCGTGTGCGGGTACCCGGCAGAGGTCGGCCCGGCGTGGCTGGACCCGCTGCTGTCCTACCCCGGCCGCGTGGACGTGGCCGTGCACATCGACCCGGTCGCGGCGCAGCTGGCCGCGCCAATGCTGAAGAGGCAGCGGGCGCGGCTGGAGTCGTCGCGGCGGCTGGATGCCGACCAGGGCAAGCTCGGTGATCCGATGACCAACGCGGCGGCGGCCGACGCCGCCGACCTGGCCGAGCGAGTCGCCCGAGGCGCGGCACGGCTGTTCGACGTCGGGATCTACGTCACCATCCATGCCCGAGACCTCGACGAGCTGCGCGCCGTGACCGCGGGCGTCAAGTCGGCCGCCGCCGGCGTCATGCTCGACCTGCAGCCCGCGACGTTCCGCCACCAGGCGGGCTGGGTCGCGACGCTGCCGATAGGGGTTGACCCGCTGCGGATGCGCCGCATCCTCGACACCAACGCTCTGGCGGCGGCGTTCCCGCTCGCGTCGGCCGACCTGGCGGCCCCGGCCCCCGGCGTCGTCGCCCCGCCTGACGGGGTGCTCTACGGCGTCAACACCACGTCCAACGGGGTACTGCTGTGGGACCGGTGGCGGCAGGACAACCACAACAGCGTGGTCCTGGCCAGGTCGGGTGCGGGCAAGTCGTACTTCGTCAAGCTCGAAGTGCTGCGGAACCTGTACCAGGGCACGGCGGTCTCGGTCATCGACCCCGAGGACGAGTACGCGCCCCTCGCGGAGCACGTCGGAGGCACCGTCGTGCAGCTCGGCGTGCCCGGCGTACGCATCAATCCCCTCGACCTGCCGACCGATGGCCGCACCGACACGCTGACCCGGCGCGGGCTGTACCTCCACACGCTGATCTCGGTCATGCTCGGCGCGACCCCGCCGCCGACCGAGAAGGCCGCCCTCGACCGGGCGATCACGGCCACCTACGCGGCAGCCGGGATCAACGCCGACCCGGCCACCTGGACCCGGCCCGCGCCGCTGCTGCGGGACCTGGCGGCGACCCTCGCCGCCGACGACGACCCCGCCGCCGGGCAGCTGGCCGCGCGGCTGGCCCCGTGGACGGCCGGGAACTTCGCCAGCCTGTTCGACGGGCCGACGACTACCAGCCCGCACGGGCACTTGGTGGTCTGGAGCCTGCGGCACCTGCCCGACGAGCTGCGCACGGTCGGGACCCTTCTGGCGCTGGACTCGATCTGGTCGGGCATCGACACTCCGGTCCCCGGCGCCCGCCGGGGGCGGCACCTCGTCGTCGTCGACGAAGCCTGGCTGCTGATGCGCGATGGCGAGGGCTCGAGATTCTTGTTCCGGATGGCCAAGGCCGCCCGCAAGCGCTCGGCGGGGCTGTGCGTCATCACCCAGGACGCCGCCGACGTGCTGTCGACCGATCTCGGCCTGGCCGTGGTGAGCAACGCGGCGACGCAGGTGTTGATGCGCCAGTCCACGCAGTCCATCGACGCGGTGTCCGAGGCGTTCTCGCTGACCGCTGGGGAGTCGCGACTGCTGTTGTCGGCGCCCAGGGGCGAGGGCCTGCTCGTCGCGGGGCGTTCGCGCATCCCGTTCCGCAGCGTCGGGTCGGCGGCAGAGCACAAGATCGCCGTGACGGGGATCGGTGAGGCCGGATGA
- a CDS encoding TRM11 family SAM-dependent methyltransferase gives MNEPMPVTSVWLTCQQPSRDQRRGRYVPESSSHPGKMLPNLAAHAIGSYTTPGDLVFDPMCGSGTTLVEAMHLGRHGIGLDIEPRFTALAEANVALAASQGAAGTGRVSTGDATGLLDLVPASAVGQVSLVLTSPPYGRGTHGLVRATSNGVRKRDHLYGDRERGNLAYAGWSRLLDGFAQILAASYQLLRPGGTVVITCRPVRRKPNDFIDLPGELLAVAKSVGLVPVERCAAMLAAVRDGQIVHRASMFGLMAVRRARSEGIPVHLVAHEDVLVLRKV, from the coding sequence ATGAATGAGCCCATGCCGGTCACCTCCGTGTGGCTGACGTGCCAGCAACCTTCGCGTGACCAGCGGCGAGGCCGCTATGTACCGGAGTCGTCCAGTCATCCGGGCAAGATGCTGCCGAACCTGGCAGCGCACGCCATCGGCTCGTACACCACGCCGGGGGACCTGGTGTTCGACCCGATGTGCGGGTCGGGCACCACCCTCGTGGAGGCCATGCACCTCGGGCGGCACGGCATCGGCCTGGACATCGAGCCCCGGTTCACCGCCCTGGCCGAGGCCAACGTCGCGCTGGCGGCGTCGCAGGGCGCTGCTGGCACCGGACGAGTCAGCACAGGCGACGCCACCGGCCTGCTCGACCTGGTGCCCGCGTCCGCGGTCGGGCAGGTGAGCCTCGTGCTCACCTCCCCGCCCTACGGGCGAGGGACCCACGGCCTCGTGCGGGCGACCAGTAACGGGGTACGCAAGCGGGACCACCTCTATGGGGACCGCGAGCGGGGGAACCTGGCCTATGCGGGATGGTCCCGCTTGCTCGACGGGTTCGCCCAGATCCTCGCCGCCAGTTACCAGCTGCTGCGTCCCGGCGGGACCGTGGTCATCACCTGCCGCCCGGTACGCCGCAAACCCAACGACTTCATCGACCTGCCCGGCGAGCTGCTGGCGGTCGCTAAGTCGGTCGGGCTGGTGCCGGTGGAGCGGTGCGCGGCGATGCTCGCGGCTGTCCGCGATGGGCAGATCGTGCACCGGGCCAGCATGTTTGGCCTGATGGCGGTGCGTCGTGCCCGTTCTGAGGGCATCCCGGTGCACCTGGTTGCGCACGAGGACGTCCTGGTTCTACGCAAGGTCTGA
- a CDS encoding TetR family transcriptional regulator, which translates to MIESIHAHRPTEEPAPSDSTRERIVAAAKAEFSRHGIAGARVDRIAKEARTSKERVYAYFRSKEMLYAFIVGRELAVVANATRMDPADLPGYAGRLFDYFTGHPEHFRLISWGRLELAEAAPSDPDDPTQAAVFHKIDQLREAQKAGQLDPAWDPVDVLALVNQIATAWSNQPELHPIAAEQARDPNAAARRAAVVDAVQRLFPAST; encoded by the coding sequence ATGATTGAGTCGATCCACGCACACCGACCCACCGAGGAGCCGGCCCCCTCCGACTCCACGCGCGAGCGAATCGTCGCTGCCGCGAAGGCCGAGTTCTCCCGGCACGGGATCGCCGGTGCACGGGTAGACCGGATCGCGAAAGAGGCCCGGACTAGCAAGGAACGCGTGTATGCCTACTTTCGCAGCAAGGAGATGCTGTACGCGTTCATCGTTGGCCGTGAGCTGGCCGTGGTTGCCAACGCCACCCGCATGGACCCGGCCGATTTGCCTGGGTACGCCGGGCGGCTCTTCGATTACTTCACCGGTCACCCCGAGCACTTCCGGCTGATCAGCTGGGGGCGGCTGGAACTCGCGGAGGCCGCCCCATCCGACCCGGACGATCCCACTCAGGCCGCCGTGTTCCACAAGATCGACCAACTGCGCGAGGCGCAGAAGGCCGGACAACTAGACCCCGCGTGGGATCCGGTCGACGTCCTGGCTCTGGTCAACCAGATCGCTACCGCCTGGTCGAACCAGCCCGAACTTCACCCGATCGCGGCTGAGCAGGCCCGCGACCCTAACGCCGCCGCCCGCCGAGCCGCTGTCGTGGACGCGGTCCAGCGTCTCTTCCCCGCATCGACCTAA
- a CDS encoding sensor domain-containing phosphodiesterase, with translation MAVEPPAGDDFDAVLAARAITVVFQPIVSLDDQRPVGFEALARGPEKSRLFAPDTLFTEAERHDAVTELGWVCATAACAAAFEASLHNAPLFINMDPAMFSTSCPPDLLPVYERALRELNLVLEITERIVENPAALLRSVVTARQAHNRIALDDIGVNPTSISLISVLAPDVIKLDRALTQAPTPSWERTYVINAVLSEAQLTGAAVLCEGIETPEHLQTARAMGATLGQGWLFGRAGPLPHSVDLSAKPLPRVTPYPQAARTPFEAVRDRARMSQMGLPMLASMSAMLEDVALRTDATHLLFATIPATALFDDETRLTHTRIAEHGVAVAVFGPQVPSFYVAGVHAVTLAQDDPAADERSVIAVGSYFAAALIARPSESVHPDAADPQLYDVVLTYDRKLVIEALHTLIDRVPPLISGQ, from the coding sequence ATGGCGGTGGAACCGCCGGCCGGTGACGATTTCGACGCAGTTCTCGCGGCACGCGCCATCACCGTGGTGTTCCAGCCCATCGTCTCGCTCGACGACCAGCGGCCGGTCGGTTTCGAGGCACTGGCCCGTGGGCCCGAAAAGAGCCGCCTGTTCGCACCAGACACGCTGTTCACTGAGGCCGAACGGCACGACGCGGTCACTGAACTGGGCTGGGTATGCGCCACTGCAGCATGCGCTGCGGCCTTCGAAGCAAGCCTGCACAACGCACCTCTGTTCATCAATATGGATCCGGCTATGTTCAGCACCTCCTGCCCACCCGACTTACTACCTGTATACGAGCGCGCACTGCGGGAGCTCAACCTGGTTCTGGAGATCACCGAGCGGATCGTCGAGAACCCGGCAGCGCTGCTGCGCTCGGTTGTCACCGCCCGGCAGGCCCACAACCGCATCGCGCTCGACGACATTGGCGTCAACCCGACCAGCATCAGCCTGATCTCGGTACTAGCCCCCGATGTGATCAAACTCGACCGCGCCCTCACTCAGGCACCCACGCCATCGTGGGAGCGGACTTACGTCATCAATGCGGTGCTATCAGAGGCACAGCTCACCGGGGCCGCTGTGCTGTGCGAGGGCATCGAGACACCCGAGCACCTGCAGACGGCCCGCGCCATGGGTGCGACCCTCGGCCAGGGCTGGCTGTTCGGCCGCGCTGGGCCGCTCCCGCACAGCGTCGACTTGTCGGCCAAGCCCCTACCTCGGGTGACGCCCTACCCTCAAGCCGCTCGCACCCCGTTCGAGGCGGTACGCGACCGGGCACGGATGTCGCAGATGGGCCTACCCATGCTCGCTTCGATGAGCGCCATGTTGGAGGACGTCGCCCTGCGCACCGACGCCACCCACCTGCTTTTCGCCACGATCCCCGCGACTGCGCTGTTCGATGACGAGACCAGGCTGACCCACACCCGCATCGCTGAACACGGCGTCGCTGTGGCCGTGTTCGGCCCGCAGGTACCTTCCTTCTACGTGGCAGGCGTCCACGCCGTGACGCTGGCCCAGGACGACCCGGCGGCGGACGAGCGCTCCGTCATCGCGGTGGGCAGTTATTTCGCCGCCGCACTTATTGCGCGCCCGAGCGAATCGGTGCACCCGGATGCAGCCGATCCGCAGTTGTACGACGTTGTGCTGACTTACGACCGCAAGCTCGTCATCGAGGCGCTGCATACCCTTATCGACCGGGTGCCGCCGCTTATCAGCGGTCAATAG
- a CDS encoding aldo/keto reductase produces the protein MKQRQLGQQGLSTSEIGYGAMGISIAYGPSDRQEGIATIRRAYDLGVTFFDTAELYGWGENETIVGEAVAPFRDDIVLATKFGWTRDYGQDSRPEHIREVVENSLRYLGVDHIDVLYQHRPDANVPIEDVAGTVKEFIDAGTVKYFGLSEAGPDTIRRAHAVQPVSVLQTEYSLFERTVESILPTLTELGIGFVPYSPLGRGFLTGTAKPAAEYDATDMRRTDPRWQPGNFEKNVEATRQLTELAATKGATVSQLALAWLLAQGDQIVPIPGTRSLKRLEENVAAADLTLTTGDLERIKLILPTGGYGARYTEAFMPTWE, from the coding sequence ATGAAACAGCGTCAGCTCGGCCAGCAGGGCCTCAGCACGTCGGAAATCGGATATGGCGCGATGGGCATCTCCATCGCCTACGGCCCCAGCGACCGGCAGGAGGGCATCGCGACCATTCGGCGCGCTTATGACCTCGGCGTCACGTTCTTCGACACCGCCGAACTCTACGGCTGGGGCGAGAACGAGACGATCGTCGGTGAGGCTGTCGCCCCGTTCCGCGACGACATCGTCCTTGCGACGAAGTTCGGCTGGACCCGCGATTACGGGCAGGACAGCCGTCCCGAACACATCCGCGAGGTCGTCGAGAACAGCCTGCGGTACCTCGGCGTCGACCACATCGACGTGCTGTACCAGCACCGTCCCGACGCCAACGTCCCGATCGAGGACGTTGCAGGCACAGTCAAGGAGTTCATCGACGCCGGCACGGTCAAGTACTTCGGCCTGAGCGAAGCTGGCCCCGACACCATCCGCCGCGCCCACGCCGTGCAGCCCGTCTCCGTGCTGCAAACCGAGTACTCCTTGTTCGAACGAACAGTCGAAAGCATCCTGCCGACCCTGACCGAACTCGGCATCGGCTTCGTGCCCTACTCCCCGCTCGGCCGTGGCTTCCTCACCGGCACCGCGAAACCGGCCGCCGAGTATGACGCGACCGACATGCGCCGTACCGACCCGCGCTGGCAGCCCGGCAACTTCGAGAAGAACGTCGAGGCGACCCGCCAACTCACCGAACTGGCCGCGACCAAGGGCGCAACCGTGTCTCAACTCGCCCTCGCCTGGCTCTTGGCCCAGGGCGACCAGATCGTGCCGATCCCCGGCACCCGCAGCCTGAAGCGCCTCGAAGAAAACGTAGCGGCCGCCGACCTCACGCTCACCACCGGTGATCTCGAACGTATCAAGCTGATCCTGCCTACCGGCGGATACGGCGCCCGCTACACCGAGGCGTTCATGCCCACCTGGGAGTAA
- a CDS encoding pilin has product MHTTLNLVNDLVLAAPDPGGGGPKTLPDVIEGIRLWIMSIIAVVATMFLVVGGLRYMAAGGDPAQVEQAKGNFKSALIGYALAVLSPVILTVLQGIIGG; this is encoded by the coding sequence ATGCACACGACTCTCAACCTCGTCAACGACCTCGTCCTGGCCGCGCCCGACCCGGGCGGCGGCGGGCCGAAGACCCTGCCCGATGTCATCGAAGGCATCCGCCTGTGGATCATGAGCATCATCGCGGTCGTCGCAACCATGTTCCTCGTGGTCGGCGGCCTGCGCTACATGGCCGCCGGAGGCGACCCCGCCCAGGTCGAACAGGCCAAGGGCAACTTCAAGTCAGCCTTGATCGGCTACGCCCTCGCCGTGCTGTCCCCGGTCATCCTGACCGTGCTGCAGGGCATCATCGGCGGCTGA
- a CDS encoding PrgI family protein, translated as MTRDDTTPRAAVPADVNSPDRIAFGLTFRQLAIIGGAVLCGVGIYRTFGHLLPAAVWIVAGIIVFSAAVAVALGRRDGLPLDVWLRHGFTLSRSPRQLAPGSARATSVAAVAGKTSVPAPLRSPVTAISPTGVLTSEGRAKVLIACGTTNIHLRTGGEQSALLDGFGRFLNSLTGPAQIVVAAQRHDLTGHAQAIVDHAPRLPHTALALAAEDYAEFLLDLDEERDPLRRQVLAVVTGEQVADTAARALTGLGVEAAALDGPAVSAALASAVDPFNPPVPGPRAVPGAPVTLRSTT; from the coding sequence ATGACCCGCGACGACACCACACCCCGCGCCGCGGTCCCAGCCGACGTCAACTCCCCCGACCGCATCGCGTTCGGCTTGACGTTCCGGCAGCTGGCCATCATCGGCGGTGCCGTTCTATGCGGCGTCGGCATCTACCGCACCTTCGGGCACCTGCTCCCGGCGGCGGTCTGGATCGTCGCCGGGATCATCGTGTTCTCCGCCGCCGTAGCCGTGGCTCTCGGCCGACGCGACGGCCTGCCCCTCGACGTGTGGCTAAGGCACGGGTTCACGCTGTCGCGCAGCCCGCGCCAGCTGGCACCGGGCAGCGCGCGGGCCACCTCCGTTGCGGCGGTGGCTGGCAAGACGAGCGTCCCGGCGCCGCTGCGCTCGCCGGTCACGGCGATCAGCCCGACCGGAGTCCTCACCAGCGAAGGCCGCGCCAAGGTGCTCATCGCCTGCGGTACCACCAACATCCACCTGCGAACCGGCGGCGAGCAATCAGCGCTGCTGGACGGGTTCGGCCGGTTCCTCAACTCGCTGACCGGCCCGGCGCAGATCGTCGTGGCCGCCCAGCGCCACGACCTGACCGGCCACGCGCAGGCCATCGTCGACCACGCCCCGCGCCTGCCGCACACGGCCCTGGCCCTGGCGGCCGAGGACTACGCCGAGTTCCTCCTCGATCTGGACGAGGAGCGCGACCCGCTGCGCCGCCAGGTGCTCGCGGTCGTCACCGGCGAGCAGGTGGCCGACACGGCCGCCCGCGCGCTGACCGGCCTGGGTGTCGAGGCTGCCGCGCTGGACGGCCCGGCGGTGTCGGCGGCGCTGGCCAGCGCGGTCGATCCCTTCAATCCTCCGGTGCCCGGCCCGCGTGCGGTGCCCGGCGCCCCCGTCACCCTACGGAGCACAACGTGA
- a CDS encoding putative quinol monooxygenase — MSSSNPIDVVFRFRVKPGKQEQYQKAIDYILPITEAKEPYVLEYNIYNNIEGVFTQHERYADEAALHRHMELTAQGQQDWAEAIELEDVVVLGEMSDKFWSLYGGPHAHGFQEFRRVAR, encoded by the coding sequence ATGAGCAGCAGCAACCCGATCGACGTCGTGTTCCGGTTCCGGGTGAAGCCGGGCAAGCAGGAGCAGTACCAGAAGGCGATCGACTACATCCTCCCGATCACGGAGGCGAAGGAGCCGTACGTCCTGGAGTACAACATCTACAACAACATCGAGGGCGTCTTCACCCAGCACGAGCGGTATGCCGACGAGGCTGCCCTCCACCGCCACATGGAGCTCACCGCCCAGGGGCAGCAGGACTGGGCCGAGGCCATCGAACTCGAGGACGTTGTCGTCCTCGGAGAGATGAGCGACAAGTTCTGGAGCCTGTACGGCGGTCCGCATGCCCACGGGTTCCAGGAGTTCCGGCGAGTGGCACGCTGA
- a CDS encoding GGDEF domain-containing protein has protein sequence MSGSGHALKPLAGLSADRGLIALGILAAAVAVATAVTPTVATAGRIVEIALWVAVVAMCRQITTRTGVDPFVRRFWHDLAICGAIVGLSKIVILAARADRPRFVSSLLAASSLLLVVAIALLGRAMFSYRLWVTGHDKARLWLDVGTVMCALAMLAWHLCLPSGTLPDNTVQVAVWSLGCTMALLAAYAAVVLVLSGSAPFTLASGIALCTAILIGAWIVFNILSVGVEAEFLLPAQLVSTYLFFVATRIQNLQMRTWPSGTTNLRRPAYSRLPFLAVGGALLLLVYELWQEGVTIRSWGMVAGVVTVALLVMVRQNLAFLDNARLLRQLHHEATHDHLTGLPNRALLEERVQRMQDEPGRPARTEAVLMLDLDDFKSVNDELGHHCGDRLLVEVADRLRSCVRPTDTVVRLGGDEFVVLMNGTTTAGSITTAQRILGALAAPVVLDGRTLAPRASIGIAVGPGDQFDALLRDADIAMYQAKDKGSGLSVHPGTRRPPAPQGRPDIRHPSG, from the coding sequence ATGAGCGGGAGCGGGCACGCGCTCAAGCCGCTTGCAGGCCTCTCCGCCGACCGGGGTCTGATCGCGCTGGGTATTCTGGCTGCCGCGGTCGCCGTGGCGACCGCGGTCACGCCGACAGTTGCCACCGCAGGCCGGATCGTCGAGATCGCGCTCTGGGTCGCCGTCGTCGCGATGTGCAGGCAGATCACCACCAGGACTGGCGTGGACCCCTTTGTAAGACGGTTCTGGCACGACCTCGCGATCTGTGGAGCCATAGTCGGACTCAGTAAAATAGTCATCCTCGCCGCCAGAGCCGACCGGCCACGATTTGTCAGCAGCCTGTTAGCCGCTTCCTCGCTCCTGCTCGTGGTCGCTATCGCCCTCCTCGGGCGCGCCATGTTCAGCTATCGACTGTGGGTCACGGGCCACGACAAGGCTCGACTCTGGCTCGACGTCGGCACCGTCATGTGCGCGCTCGCAATGCTCGCCTGGCACCTCTGCCTGCCCAGCGGCACACTGCCTGACAACACGGTTCAGGTCGCCGTTTGGTCGCTTGGCTGCACGATGGCCCTGTTGGCGGCATACGCCGCGGTGGTACTCGTTCTGAGCGGTTCGGCACCGTTCACGTTAGCCTCCGGCATCGCCCTGTGCACGGCGATCCTTATCGGCGCATGGATAGTATTCAATATACTGAGCGTCGGTGTCGAAGCCGAGTTCCTGCTTCCCGCTCAGTTGGTCTCCACCTACCTGTTTTTCGTCGCCACCCGGATACAGAACCTGCAGATGCGCACCTGGCCGAGCGGCACGACCAACCTGCGCCGCCCCGCGTACAGCAGGCTACCTTTCCTTGCTGTCGGCGGTGCTCTGCTGCTACTGGTCTACGAGCTGTGGCAGGAGGGAGTCACGATCCGCAGCTGGGGCATGGTGGCCGGCGTCGTCACTGTGGCGCTACTGGTCATGGTGCGCCAGAATCTGGCGTTCTTGGACAACGCCCGACTGCTGCGCCAACTCCACCACGAGGCTACCCACGACCACCTGACCGGCCTGCCCAACCGCGCCCTGCTTGAGGAACGAGTACAGCGGATGCAGGACGAGCCCGGTCGCCCGGCGCGCACTGAAGCGGTGCTCATGCTCGATCTCGACGACTTCAAGTCCGTCAACGACGAGCTCGGCCACCACTGCGGTGACCGGTTGCTCGTCGAGGTCGCGGACCGGCTGCGCTCCTGTGTACGGCCTACCGACACGGTCGTTCGCCTTGGCGGCGACGAGTTCGTCGTCCTGATGAACGGCACCACGACCGCCGGGTCCATCACCACGGCCCAGCGCATCCTCGGTGCCCTAGCCGCGCCCGTAGTCCTTGACGGCCGCACACTGGCTCCCCGCGCCAGCATCGGTATCGCGGTCGGGCCCGGCGACCAGTTCGATGCGCTCCTACGCGATGCCGACATCGCCATGTACCAGGCAAAGGACAAGGGCTCCGGCCTCAGCGTGCACCCCGGCACCCGCCGCCCACCGGCACCCCAGGGCAGGCCCGACATCCGACACCCCTCCGGGTAG